A window from Setaria italica strain Yugu1 chromosome VIII, Setaria_italica_v2.0, whole genome shotgun sequence encodes these proteins:
- the LOC101756052 gene encoding probable WRKY transcription factor 63 — protein MERVSAPGFAASEILAKGRESAARLHAMLDQQQLPEISTMPHELQDLVEQILHCCDRALAALNGSMGKKRKPERGGPADLPSTTRSKRLRVSGGERGIRVEKKWTMEDGFAWRKYGQKNIHGSKHPRLYFRCSYNDDNGCRARRQVQQSEADPSVYIITYFDEHTCCMGTSLMGNDEKVEKFVINFGSAGVMDGELNGSPSSTCDDDGLVVCEKPDLCNSPEELQAAMDHEAAELLEQSTPVLEELGMSSPWWQPLGGCLEWEVGQCENLFYIGESIDIDSLLQ, from the exons ATGGAAAGGGTGAGCGCTCCTGGTTTTGCAGCGTCAGAGATTCTTGCCAAGGGAAGGGAGTCAGCTGCCCGTCTGCACGCTATGCTAGACCAGCAGCAGCTGCCGGAGATCAGCACGATGCCCCATGAGCTTCAGGACCTTGTCGAGCAGATCCTACATTGCTGCGACCGAGCCCTCGCCGCGCTGAATGGGAGCATGGGCAAGAAGCGCAAGCCAGAGCGCGGTGGCCCAGCTGATCTGCCTTCTACAACGAGGTCCAAAAGGCTGAG GGTCAGCGGTGGCGAGAGAGGAATACGAGTGGAGAAGAAATGGACAATGGAGGACGGCTTCGCCTGGAGGAAGTACGGGCAAAAGAACATCCACGGCAGCAAGCACCCGAG GCTCTACTTCCGCTGCAGCTACAACGATGACAACGGCTGCAGGGCCAGGCGGCAGGTGCAGCAGTCGGAGGCCGACCCTTCCGTCTATATCATAACCTACTTTGATGAACACACCTGCTGCATGGGCACCTCACTCATGGGCAACGACGAAAAGGTAGAGAAGTTCGTCATCAACTTTGGTTCTGCAGGCGTCATGGATGGGGAACTAAATGGTTCACCCTCGTCGACTTGCGACGATGACGGCCTGGTGGTGTGTGAGAAACCGGATTTGTGTAATTCACCGGAGGAGCTGCAAGCAGCCATGGACCATGAGGCTGCTGAGCTTCTCGAGCAGTCAACCCCGGTGCTGGAAGAGCTGGGTATGAGCTCGCCATGGTGGCAGCCTCTAGGCGGGTGCCTAGAGTGGGAGGTTGGCCAGTGCGAAAACTTATTTTATATTGGCGAATCCATTGACATCGACAGTCTACTTCAGTAA